Proteins from a single region of Megalopta genalis isolate 19385.01 chromosome 3, iyMegGena1_principal, whole genome shotgun sequence:
- the LOC117227241 gene encoding LOW QUALITY PROTEIN: actin-like protein 6B (The sequence of the model RefSeq protein was modified relative to this genomic sequence to represent the inferred CDS: inserted 1 base in 1 codon) has protein sequence MQKEQYRDVGGSQNPRYTLARRKKGYYGPMRSKRVAEHARTRLSSXDTMSGGIYGGDEVGAIIFDVGHQSLRVGYGGEDTPKAEIPTTLGIWEDTIETPDGNQAVRKHYNIDVTAIQVRKKDMDLISLMQDGMIEGWDMFERLTEYTYKQKLHALPEHHPILMTECPWNTRLKREKLLELMFEKFNVPAMYICKNAVLAAYANGRSTAMVVDSGATHTSAVPVHDGYVITQGIVKSPLGGDFITMQCRQFFEEKDIELIPACLVASKDIVRERETPRWVRKPGPQPSSSWLSYMVRELLQDFQMNVLQVSDCPYDEDVANTLPMKHYEFPTGYNDDLGSVRLMIPEALFDPSNVKGVGASILGIGPLVTTSVGMCDMDIRPSLYGSVVVTGGNSCLQGFSERLNRDLASKTPPSMRLKIISANSTSERRYGAWIGGSILSSLGSFQQMWLSRQEYEESGKLILERCA, from the exons ATGCAAAAGGAACAATACAGAGACGTCGGAGGGTCGCAGAATCCTCGATATACGCTCGCAAGGAGGAAGAAGGGGTATTATGGACCGATGAGGTCGAAGAGGGTTGCGGAGCATGCGCGTACGCGACTCTCCT CAGATACTATGAGCGGTGGTATTTACGGCGGAG ACGAGGTCGGTGCTATCATTTTCGACGTCGGACACCAGAGCCTTCGCGTTGGTTATGGCGGTGAGGACACGCCGAAGGCAGAAATTCCGACCACCCTCGGAATATGGGAGGACACCATCGAAACGCCGGACGGCAATCAGGCCGTCAGGAAACACTACAACATCGATGTCACGGCTATCCAAGTGCGGAAAAAAG ACATGGACTTGATCAGCCTGATGCAAGATGGGATGATCGAAGGCTGGGACATGTTCGAGCGCCTAACGGAGTACACCTACAAGCAAAAATTACACGCTCTTCCGGAACACCATCCGATATTGATGACCGAATGTCCATGGAACACGCGGTTGAAACGGGAGAAGCTTCTGGAGCTGATGTTCGAGAAGTTTAATGTACCGGCGATGTACATTTGCAAGAACGCTGTGCTGGCAGCATATGCGAACGGGAGATCGACGGCCATGGTAGTTGACAGCGGCGCGACGCATACGAGCGCGGTGCCCGTACACGATGGCTATGTGATTACTCAAGGAATCGTGAAGAGCCCTTTAGGTGGTGACTTTATCACCATGCAATGCAGACAGTTCTTCGAGGAGAAGGACATTGAGCTGATACCTGCCTGTCTCGTCGCCAGCAAAG ATATTGTGCGAGAAAGGGAGACGCCCCGATGGGTCAGAAAACCCGGCCCGCAGCCGTCATCCTCCTGGCTAAGTTACATGGTTCGGGAACTGTTGCAAGACTTTCAGATGAACGTCCTTCAAGTCTCCGACTGTCCCTACGACGAAGACGTGGCCAACACTCTGCCAATGAAACATTACGAGTTTCCGACTGGTTACAACGATGACCTTGGTTCGGTGAGGTTAATGATTCCTGAAGCGTTGTTTGATCCTAGCAATGTGAAAGGTGTCGGAGCCAGCATTCTCGGTATTGGACCACTTGTCACGACCAGTGTGGGCATGTGCGACATGGACATCAGACCG AGCCTGTACGGAAGCGTAGTAGTCACCGGAGGCAACTCCTGTCTGCAAGGTTTTAGCGAAAGACTGAATCGTGATCTAGCTAGTAAAACTCCTCCG AGCATGAGACTGAAAATAATTAGCGCGAACAGCACGAGCGAGCGTCGCTACGGTGCTTGGATCGGAGGATCGATCCTCAGCTCGCTTGGATCCTTCCAACAGATGTGGTTGTCACGGCAAGAGTACGAGGAGTCCGGGAAGCTGATTCTCGAGCGATGCGCGTGA